A segment of the Bdellovibrio bacteriovorus genome:
ACTTCCCTGTGCTCTTCGGAAACTCTTCAATCAGATGTGGAGCGGCGCCACCGAAACACTCCTTCACATTGGTATTTGCCCCACAGCTTAACGCATTCGAGTTTGCTTCAGCAGTCGCCGGGATATAACCACCGCTGGTCACATCTGTCGGTACTCCATTTTCATCTACCGGACCTGTCGGCGTTGTGACGGGATAGGAATCGGAACGTTTATAATAATAAGGCCTAAAGCTCAAAATAGGACAATATGCAGGGTTCAGCGAGCCCACTTTGAACTCGACAGCACTGCGATACAATTGGGCCTCTGGTACAGTTACTTCGCACTCAATGTTCGTGCTGGGAGAGCTCGGCGATACAGCGCAGGTCTTCCAGTTTTTAAAAGCTGCGTTCTCTGCGGCAGACTCCCACCGCGTGCCCACCTGAAGATAAACAAAGGCCCCTGCCGGAACTCCTTCTGGCACTGGGATTGTTGGATTTGTTGGTGTAGGATTCTCTGTACTTGGGGTGTCCGTCGGAATGAGCTCCTTCGGCTCTTCCGAGCAAGAAATCACTGATACTGCCAAAAACAAGAATGCCAATAGTAAATATAATGCTGTTTTCATGCCCTACACATCGGAGTTCCGTAGACTCTCACGAGAGGACTAAACAAGAATTGTTTTCTTCTTGCCAGAAATCCGGACTTTTAGTAACAAACATGTTTCAATTTATCTTCAATTCACAAGACATCTTAACAAAGAAAAAAGGCCTCCGGAGTGGAGGCCTTTGACAGGATCTTAAACAGTGATGACTTTTTTGTATTCGGTCAGGCGTTTTTCAAGATCGCCCAAGGTCACTTTCGCCAGAGCTTTCACAGAGAAATCCTGGATCGTGTGAGAAGCCATCATGGAACCCATGATGCAGGCTTGCTTCAGATTCGCGATAGTTGGAACTTCCTTCTGAGCTGCCAGGTAACCGAAGAAACCACCGGCGAAGGTGTCACCAGCGCCTGTAGGGTCCACAACTGTCGGGATCGGCATGGCTGGAAGGATGAAGTAGCCCTCATCCTTCGTGTACATCGCAAAGCCGTACTCGCCGCGCTTGATAACCACCGCCTTGGGGCCCATAGCTGTGATGAGCGGAGCTGCAGAGATCGCATTGGCAGCGCCCGTCAGCATCTTCGCTTCACCTTCATTGATCAAAACCAGATCCACCTTTTTAAGAACATCGATCAGCTTGTCTTTTTTGATGGAGATCCAGAAGTTCATGGTGTCCATACCAACAAACTTAGGGGATTTCACCTGCTCCAAAACCTGCAGTTGCAGCTCAGGGGCAATGTTTGCCAGGAACACGAAAGAGGAGTCTTTGAAATGCTCTGGCAATTGCGGATTGAAGTCCGCAAACACGTTCAGATCCGTTTTCAAAGTTTTAGCCTCGTTCAGGTCACCTTCATAGGAACCCGCCCAGTGGAAGGTTTTCCCCGGAACCTTGGAAAGACCCGCCAAGTCCACACCACGGTTGTTCAGAAGATCATAGTCCTTCTGGTCATAGTCTTCACCAACAACACCGACAACACGCACTTTGGAGAACAAAGATGCTGCCAAAGAGAAGTAGTTCGCGGAACCACCCAAAGCGCGGTCCACTTTACCGGATGGAGTTTCAATGGAATCGTAAGCCAGACTGCCGACAACAAGAATTTCAGACATAATGTTACCTCTAGTGTTGATTGTTTTGTTCTGCTTCTTGCGCAGCCAAAAGTTCACGTTTGTATTTAGGAAGACCCGCCAGACGAGAGTTGGAAATATCCATCGTCTGAGGACGCTCTTTCACCGTGGTCAACTGACCGCAAGCCGCGAAGATGTCACGACCCATAGAGCGACGAAGAAGAACGTGCGCACCCAGGTTCATCAATTCCGTATGGAACGCCTGGATTGTGTCGTCATCAGGACGCTCGTAACCAGAACCCGGGTGTTCGTTGAACGGGATGATATTGATTTTGCATGGCACATCTTTCACCAGTTTCACCAACTGACGAGCGTGCTCCAACTGATCGGTGATACCTTTCAGCAACACGTACTCGAAAGTGATCTTGTCTTTGGAAACACGGTAGTGCTCTTTACAAGCTTCCAGCAACGCCTTGGTATCCCAGCGTTTATTGATCGGCATCACCTGAGAACGGATTTCATCGTTAGGACCATTCAAGCTGACTGCCAGACGCACTTTCGCGTCAGCCACACGCCACATTTCCGGCACGATACCGGAAGTGGAGACCGTGATCTTTTTGCGGGACAGGTTGATACCCCATGGGGAATGGATCACGTCGATCGTTTTGAAGACTGCTTCCGGATTGTCCAGCGGCTCGCCCATACCCATGAATACGATATTGGTGATGCGCTGGCCTTCCGCCAAACGGTCGTGAACCTGCATGAACTGACCCACGATGTCTTCAGTGCGCAAACGGCGTTTCAATTTCTGTTTGCCGGTGAAGCAGAACTTGCAGGCCATATTACAGCCCACTTCAGAGGAAATACACAAAGTCAGGCGGTCTTCAGATGGAATCACAACCGCTTCAACGGACATGCCGTCTTTCATGTCGAACAGGAATTTCTGGGTGCCATCAACAGATTTCAAGTGCTGAAGAACCGGAGGCAGGTCAAAAGACAGCATGGAAGGAAGATCCTGACGGAACTCTTTGGACAGATTCGTCATCTGCTCCGGATCAGTCACACGCTGCTCATAAACCCATTTGAAAATCTGCTGGGCACGGAACTGCTCTTTGCCTTTGCTTTTGATATAGGCTTTCAGATCTTCCAGTGTCAGGGAGTAGAAATTGACAGGTTGATTTTCAAGGGGTTTGGCGACGTTGTCGTCAGAATAATTAACGGGCGCAAGAGTGCTGCCGGCGTTTGCTTCCATCTTCGGGCTCCTTGGCTTTTTACAGCCGTGCTTGTTACAGCTGGGACCTTACCTTCACTAAGGCTGATCCCGTTGGTTAAAGGATTATGTGTGCGGCGTTTGTAGCACAAGCACCCCCCTTTTCCTAGGGATTTCATATAATTGGGGGCCCAATAGAGCGCCTTCAGAGTCTTTTTCAGGAATTCTTACACCATCTGCCTAAGCCCTGACCAATACTGCAAAGAATCCAGTGCCCCCCGGGGGCCCCTTGTTTTTCCCCGGCGCATCTCTATATTGGCGAACATGATTTGGCCCTTTATTTTCCTGTCCTATGCCAGCTTGTTTGTTTTCGGCCTTACCGACAACATCCGAGGCCCCCTTTTTCCAGAGATTCTGAAGCAATTCGGGGTCAGCGACGGCATGGGATCCCTGATGTTTGCCTTCTCAAACATTTCGGGTTTGATTTCCAGTTATGCCTGCC
Coding sequences within it:
- a CDS encoding PfkB family carbohydrate kinase; this translates as MSEILVVGSLAYDSIETPSGKVDRALGGSANYFSLAASLFSKVRVVGVVGEDYDQKDYDLLNNRGVDLAGLSKVPGKTFHWAGSYEGDLNEAKTLKTDLNVFADFNPQLPEHFKDSSFVFLANIAPELQLQVLEQVKSPKFVGMDTMNFWISIKKDKLIDVLKKVDLVLINEGEAKMLTGAANAISAAPLITAMGPKAVVIKRGEYGFAMYTKDEGYFILPAMPIPTVVDPTGAGDTFAGGFFGYLAAQKEVPTIANLKQACIMGSMMASHTIQDFSVKALAKVTLGDLEKRLTEYKKVITV
- the rlmN gene encoding 23S rRNA (adenine(2503)-C(2))-methyltransferase RlmN, whose protein sequence is MEANAGSTLAPVNYSDDNVAKPLENQPVNFYSLTLEDLKAYIKSKGKEQFRAQQIFKWVYEQRVTDPEQMTNLSKEFRQDLPSMLSFDLPPVLQHLKSVDGTQKFLFDMKDGMSVEAVVIPSEDRLTLCISSEVGCNMACKFCFTGKQKLKRRLRTEDIVGQFMQVHDRLAEGQRITNIVFMGMGEPLDNPEAVFKTIDVIHSPWGINLSRKKITVSTSGIVPEMWRVADAKVRLAVSLNGPNDEIRSQVMPINKRWDTKALLEACKEHYRVSKDKITFEYVLLKGITDQLEHARQLVKLVKDVPCKINIIPFNEHPGSGYERPDDDTIQAFHTELMNLGAHVLLRRSMGRDIFAACGQLTTVKERPQTMDISNSRLAGLPKYKRELLAAQEAEQNNQH